The Crocinitomicaceae bacterium genome includes a region encoding these proteins:
- a CDS encoding ABC-F family ATP-binding cassette domain-containing protein, translated as MIRLADLSYYLPQGFLYKNVSMFLDRGDKIGLTGKNGVGKSTLLKIIAGDLQPTEGSVLREKNLQIGFLTQELKIEKDKIVRNYVEESNVEVNRLNEQLDDVNHQLATRTDYESEIYHDLMERVTQINDRLTVLDAYQLKEKTETVLKGLGFKPNDLDMPLSQFSGGWQMRAELARLLVNNPDVLLIDEPTNHLDIVSIQWLENYLKQFKGGLILISHDRRFLDNVTNRTIEIANQRLYDYKCNYSKYLVLHAEEMERTMQAKKNQDKEIKRTEDLINKYRAKANKASFAQSLIKKLDKVERIEIDTIERKAFNLKFSLANASGRMVLDIKKMSKKFGNKIIFDNMDLVLDRGDKVALLGPNGVGKSTLIKAINKEINYEGEIIFGHNVSIGYFAQDSAEKLNGEKTVFETIDEIATGEKRKDIRNILGAFLFGGEEIDKKVKVLSGGERTRLAICKLLFQDFNFLIMDEPTNHLDLNSKDILKDALKTYEGTILLVSHDRDFLDGLSTKIWEIQNAQIRTHYFDVNEFVARLNNEFSGNLSEQKKQDQSTGDHRNQHEKQKADKSQLRKLENQLRKLENDIEAHEKNLAEKNAALEQVDFSDTEKYQKIASEYQVLRTSLDQLMLDWEDVQTKLEEMRE; from the coding sequence TGTCGTATTACCTGCCACAGGGATTTTTATATAAAAATGTTTCCATGTTTTTGGACAGAGGAGATAAAATTGGTCTCACCGGTAAGAATGGTGTTGGAAAATCTACTCTTCTAAAAATTATTGCGGGCGATTTGCAGCCGACTGAAGGAAGTGTTTTGCGTGAAAAAAATCTGCAAATTGGTTTTCTAACCCAAGAACTGAAAATTGAAAAAGATAAAATAGTTAGAAATTACGTTGAAGAATCTAACGTTGAAGTTAACAGATTGAATGAGCAACTTGATGACGTGAATCATCAATTAGCAACGCGTACGGATTATGAGTCAGAAATCTATCACGATTTGATGGAACGCGTGACTCAAATTAATGACAGACTCACCGTGTTAGATGCCTATCAATTAAAAGAGAAAACTGAAACAGTATTGAAAGGTCTCGGATTTAAACCGAATGATTTGGATATGCCTTTGTCACAATTCAGTGGCGGATGGCAAATGCGGGCAGAATTAGCCAGATTACTTGTCAATAATCCGGATGTACTATTGATTGATGAGCCAACAAATCATTTGGATATTGTATCTATACAATGGCTTGAAAATTATCTAAAACAATTCAAGGGTGGATTAATTCTCATTTCACATGACAGACGATTTTTGGATAATGTTACCAACCGGACAATTGAAATCGCTAATCAACGCTTGTATGATTATAAATGTAATTACTCCAAATACCTTGTTTTGCATGCTGAAGAAATGGAGCGTACCATGCAGGCAAAAAAGAATCAGGATAAAGAAATTAAACGCACCGAAGATTTAATTAATAAATATCGCGCAAAAGCCAATAAGGCATCCTTTGCGCAAAGTTTGATAAAAAAACTAGACAAGGTTGAACGCATTGAAATTGATACCATAGAACGCAAGGCATTCAATCTGAAATTCTCACTTGCCAACGCATCCGGGAGAATGGTGCTTGACATTAAAAAGATGTCAAAAAAATTTGGGAATAAAATCATTTTTGACAACATGGATCTTGTGCTGGACAGAGGTGATAAGGTTGCCCTGTTGGGACCTAATGGAGTTGGAAAATCTACCCTGATCAAAGCAATCAACAAAGAAATTAACTATGAGGGTGAAATAATATTCGGTCACAACGTATCAATCGGATATTTTGCGCAAGACTCAGCTGAAAAACTCAACGGAGAAAAAACTGTTTTTGAAACCATAGATGAAATTGCAACCGGAGAAAAAAGAAAAGATATAAGAAATATTCTAGGTGCTTTTTTATTCGGTGGGGAAGAGATTGACAAAAAGGTGAAAGTACTTTCAGGAGGTGAACGGACTCGTCTTGCGATATGTAAATTGCTATTTCAGGATTTTAATTTCTTGATCATGGATGAGCCAACAAATCACCTTGATTTGAATAGCAAAGACATTCTGAAAGATGCCCTCAAAACTTATGAAGGCACCATTCTTCTTGTATCACACGACCGTGATTTTTTAGATGGATTGAGCACCAAAATATGGGAGATACAAAATGCACAAATCAGAACGCACTATTTTGATGTGAATGAATTTGTAGCACGCCTTAATAATGAGTTTTCAGGTAATCTATCAGAACAAAAAAAGCAAGATCAATCAACGGGTGATCATCGCAACCAGCACGAGAAACAAAAGGCAGACAAATCTCAACTCAGAAAACTTGAAAATCAATTGCGTAAATTAGAAAATGATATCGAAGCGCATGAAAAAAATCTGGCTGAAAAAAATGCTGCACTTGAACAAGTAGATTTTAGTGATACTGAAAAGTATCAAAAAATTGCGAGTGAGTATCAAGTATTGAGAACATCACTAGATCAATTGATGCTTGATTGGGAGGATGTGCAAACCAAGCTAGAGGAGATGCGCGAGTGA